One region of Pygocentrus nattereri isolate fPygNat1 chromosome 14, fPygNat1.pri, whole genome shotgun sequence genomic DNA includes:
- the otop2 gene encoding proton channel OTOP2: MGQEEDSDALPVTNQEIHASILASIYGMDFEAGKRDEAEGVQQISTVHAAALGQRSASVALSSTSVWRDRAGSWGWMLSAFILLNVLILGCALVSGSVFNGVQVSNTHLQVFLIIIIIPTTAWMLFYKAYTCREEEAVLYKDVHAGPVWLRGGLVLFGVCSLIMDVFKIAYYVGYTHCDSPVKIVFPVVQAVFILVQTYFLWLHAKDCVQVQRNVTRCGLMLTLATNLMLWMTAVTEESLHQTVYPDSSTNYTSRTLLLRAAAADGDSSCQCSHTSCSIFEHAYYYLYPFNIEYSLFASAMTYVMWKNVGRLVDDHPPHEHRFHLRDVLLGPAGGLVVLVAGIATFVVYEVDVLAEEQEKRDMALTMYYVTNTVTIILMTIFIVVGCVIFRLERREHASGKNPTRSLDMGLLVGSSMGQFTVSYFTIVAVLGMGIDSHVNALNLAWSILTVVELCLQNVFIIEGIRREPHHDVRRASIFSNLLALHAQEERRPSHIPMSPRSSIAIPVHKPLPWKRKMLKEISAFLLLSNIILWIMPAFGARPQFDNPIGTEFYEFHMWVAVVNIGLPFGIFYRMHSVASLFEVYLTS, translated from the exons ATGGGTCAAGAAGAAGACTCCGATGCACTGCCCGTCACAAATCAGGAAATCCATGCCAGCATACTGGCCAGTATCTACGGCATGGATTTTGAG GCGGGGAAGAGAGATGAGGCTGAGGGTGTCCAGCAGATCTCCACCGTGCACGCGGCTGCGCTCGGTCAGCGCTCGGCCAGCGTGGCGCTGTCGTCCACCAGCGTGTGGAGGGACCGCGCGGGCAGCTGGGGCTGGATGCTGTCCGCATTCATCCTCCTCAACGTACTCATCTTGGGCTGCGCGCTGGTCAGCGGGAGCGTTTTCAACGGCGTGCAGGTGAGCAACACGCACCTGCAGGtcttcctcatcatcatcatcatccccaCCACGGCCTGGATGCTCTTCTACAAGGCGTACACGTGCCGCGAGGAGGAGGCCGTGCTCTACAAGGACGTGCACGCGGGACCCGTGTGGCTCAGAG GTGGTCTGGTGCTGTTTGGAGTCTGTAGTTTAATCATGGACGTTTTCAAGATTGCCTACTATGTGGGTTACACACATTGTGACTCCCCTGTGAAAATCGTCTTCCCTGTTGTGcaagctgtgtttattctggtgcAG acttACTTCCTCTGGCTCCACGCGAAGGACTGCGTCCAAGTTCAGAGAAACGTAACTCG CTGTGGACTGATGCTCACCTTGGCCACAAACCTGATGCTGTGGATGACGGCTGTTACAGAGGAGTCACTACATCAAACCGTGTATCCTGACAGCAGCACTAACTACACctcccgcactcttttactcaGAG CTGCGGCTGCTGATGGAGACAGCAGCTGCCAGTGTAGTCACACATCCTGCAGCATCTTTGAGCACGCGTACTACTACCTCTACCCCTTCAACATCGAATACAGCCTGTTTGCCTCGGCCATGACCTATGTGATGTGGAAGAATGTGGGCCGGCTGGTGGACGATCACCCACCTCACGAGCACCGCTTCCACCTACGGGACGTCCTGCTGGGCCCAGCTGGCGGGCTGGTTGTGCTTGTGGCCGGCATAGCCACCTTCGTGGTCTATGAAGTGGACGTGTTAGCAGAGGAGCAGGAGAAGAGGGACATGGCACTGACTATGTACTACGTCACCAACACAGTGACCATCATACTAATGACGATATTCATCGTGGTTGGATGCGTCATCTTCCGGCTGGAGCGGCGGGAGCATGCGTCAGGCAAGAACCCCACACGCAGCCTAGACATGGGGCTCCTTGTGGGGTCCTCCATGGGCCAGTTCACCGTCTCCTACTTCACTATAGTAGCCGTTCTGGGCATGGGAATAGACAGTCATGTCAACGCCCTCAACCTGGCCTGGTCCATTCTGACGGTGGTGGAGTTGTGCTTGCAGAACGTCTTCATCATCGAGGGCATCCGGCGCGAGCCGCATCATGACGTGCGTCGGGCCAGCATCTTTTCCAACCTGTTGGCCCTCCACGCACAAGAGGAACGAAGGCCCAGCCACATTCCTATGTCCCCCCGCAGCTCCATCGCCATCCCTGTCCACAAGCCCCTGCCCTGGAAGAGGAAGATGCTGAAGGAGATCTCTGCCTTCCTGCTGCTTTCCAACATTATT CTTTGGATCATGCCTGCTTTTGGAGCACGACCGCAGTTTGACAACCCCATCGGAACAGAGTTCTATGAGTTTCACATGTGGGTGGCTGTGGTGAATATCGGACTACCTTTTGGAATCTTCTACCGAATGCACTCAGTAGCCAGTCTGTTTGAGGTGTACCTCACCTCGTGA